A DNA window from Pedomonas mirosovicensis contains the following coding sequences:
- the addA gene encoding double-strand break repair helicase AddA: MARASFRLTPEQASAADPTAPVWVSASAGSGKTQVLTARVLRLLLQDVKPESILCITFTKAAAAEMATRVFKVLGDWARASDDQLRAEFEGLGEIPSPQRLARARTLFARCLDAEGGLKIQTLHAFAQSLLANFPLEAGIAPGFSTLDDRTAAEAVRTVMTAELSRAARQGDHRLLEDVACISVAAGDQKFMSIVGELIRQGPRILAFAGQGGMRGIEPRLRALFKLPREGTPTDWLASRLTDDEIAALELPRLAESWKHGAAGDQDKAARLQLWLAQEAYDRAIGFDAFRGLFFSESTGKPFAKLATKGAITFDPAITEVAEQALNRVAELQDTVARFRAVDTAACYLRFGFTLAAAMDAYKARVGALGFDDLIARAARLLTAEGAAQWVRYKLDMSIDHVLVDEAQDTNADQWAIVRALTEEFFAGLGTHEPGRTVFAVGDLKQAIFGFQGSDPATFIEAEQRYAQEAEAVGAELRRVPLDRSFRSVEAVLKLVDAAINQLGPQALGIREAHPHVASRAGQTGMVALWPAIEPTEAEEEEGENGNGSNGAAAEMGWQPPAERKLAEKIAHQIADWIRSGEELEARRRPVRPGDILVLVRKRSEFVRALVAELAHLRVPVAGVDRMMLAVPLVVRDILSLIRFALLPDDDLTLAEVLKSPFIGWDESQLFDLAHGRGEASLWTELKRWAETGETKSAKAYDRLHDVLAIADWAPPYEFLEIVLSDLGGRNRALGRFGPQARDPLDMLMEAALAYERDFPPSLQGFLDWLERGDIEVKRDPEAARDEVRVMTVHGAKGLQAPIVILADAYALPDEKNPMVPISAQEGTVPIWYGGKSYAVGPVSQSIEAIREKQAQEHARLLYVALTRAEDRLYVAGWKPRRQITRTLTPWYETVASALDELGAQPQDDPLWRDYGEVRAFRLEGPNVHLDRPGEGDVAPALELPAWARSPAGAEPRPPRPLAPSQVATVPEPPAGSPLEAGTPAARRGTLIHRLLERLPVTPEDAREEVARRWLERCAADLTWEAREEIIGTVLRTLRDPDINALFGPDALAEIPLSAVIEGRVFSGQVDRLIVKDGVVLVVDIKTGAQVPATAEETPLAYLQQMGAYRAALTRMFEGKTIEAALLWTAGPTLMPLPGALMEQAFGAIGS; encoded by the coding sequence ATGGCCAGGGCTAGCTTCCGCCTCACGCCCGAACAGGCCTCGGCGGCGGACCCTACGGCTCCGGTGTGGGTGTCGGCCTCGGCCGGGTCCGGCAAGACGCAGGTGCTGACCGCCCGCGTGTTGCGCCTGCTGCTGCAGGACGTAAAACCGGAATCCATCCTCTGCATCACCTTCACCAAGGCGGCGGCCGCCGAAATGGCGACCCGCGTGTTCAAGGTGCTGGGCGACTGGGCGCGGGCGAGCGACGACCAGCTCCGTGCAGAATTTGAAGGCCTGGGCGAGATTCCGTCCCCCCAGCGTCTGGCGCGTGCCCGTACGCTGTTCGCCCGCTGCCTTGATGCGGAAGGCGGGCTGAAAATCCAGACCTTGCACGCCTTCGCCCAGTCTTTGCTTGCCAACTTTCCCTTGGAGGCGGGCATCGCGCCGGGCTTCTCGACGCTCGATGATCGCACGGCGGCGGAGGCTGTCCGCACCGTGATGACCGCCGAGCTTTCCCGCGCCGCGCGGCAGGGGGACCATCGCCTGCTGGAAGATGTGGCCTGCATTTCCGTCGCGGCGGGCGACCAGAAGTTCATGTCCATCGTCGGCGAACTCATCCGGCAGGGGCCGCGCATCCTCGCCTTTGCGGGGCAGGGCGGCATGCGGGGCATTGAGCCGCGCCTGCGGGCGCTGTTCAAGCTGCCGCGCGAGGGCACGCCGACCGACTGGCTGGCGAGCCGGCTGACCGACGACGAGATTGCAGCGCTAGAATTGCCGCGCCTTGCCGAAAGCTGGAAGCATGGCGCGGCGGGCGATCAGGACAAGGCGGCCCGCCTGCAACTCTGGCTGGCGCAGGAGGCGTATGATCGCGCCATCGGGTTCGATGCTTTCCGGGGCCTGTTCTTCAGCGAGTCCACCGGCAAGCCCTTCGCCAAGCTGGCCACCAAGGGCGCGATTACCTTCGATCCCGCCATCACGGAGGTGGCCGAGCAGGCCCTGAACCGCGTGGCGGAGCTGCAAGATACGGTCGCCCGCTTCCGCGCGGTGGATACGGCCGCCTGCTACCTGCGCTTCGGCTTCACGCTGGCCGCGGCGATGGATGCCTACAAGGCGAGAGTCGGCGCGCTCGGCTTCGATGACCTCATCGCCCGCGCCGCCCGGCTGCTCACCGCCGAGGGCGCGGCCCAGTGGGTGCGCTACAAGCTGGACATGTCCATCGACCACGTGCTGGTCGACGAGGCGCAGGACACCAACGCGGACCAGTGGGCGATCGTGCGCGCGCTGACCGAAGAGTTCTTCGCCGGGCTCGGCACGCACGAGCCGGGCCGCACGGTCTTTGCCGTGGGTGATCTCAAGCAGGCGATCTTCGGCTTCCAGGGGTCGGACCCCGCCACCTTCATCGAGGCGGAGCAGCGCTACGCGCAGGAGGCCGAAGCGGTGGGGGCGGAGCTGCGGCGCGTGCCGCTCGATCGCTCCTTCCGCTCGGTCGAGGCCGTGCTCAAGCTCGTGGATGCCGCCATCAACCAGCTGGGCCCACAGGCGCTGGGCATTCGCGAGGCGCACCCGCATGTCGCCTCTCGCGCCGGGCAGACCGGCATGGTCGCCCTCTGGCCCGCCATCGAGCCGACGGAGGCGGAGGAAGAAGAGGGCGAGAACGGCAACGGCTCCAACGGCGCTGCCGCCGAAATGGGCTGGCAGCCGCCCGCCGAGCGCAAGCTGGCCGAGAAAATCGCCCATCAGATCGCGGACTGGATTCGCAGCGGCGAGGAGCTGGAAGCGCGCCGCCGCCCGGTGCGCCCCGGCGATATTCTCGTGCTGGTGCGGAAACGCAGCGAGTTCGTGCGCGCCCTTGTGGCGGAACTGGCCCACCTGCGCGTGCCGGTGGCGGGCGTTGACCGCATGATGCTGGCCGTGCCCCTTGTGGTGCGGGACATCCTCTCCCTCATCCGCTTCGCCCTGCTGCCGGACGATGACCTGACGCTGGCCGAGGTGCTCAAGTCCCCCTTCATCGGCTGGGACGAGAGCCAACTGTTCGATCTGGCCCACGGGCGCGGCGAGGCCTCGTTGTGGACCGAACTGAAGCGCTGGGCCGAGACCGGCGAGACCAAGTCCGCCAAGGCCTACGACCGTCTGCACGACGTGCTGGCGATTGCGGACTGGGCCCCGCCTTACGAGTTTCTGGAAATCGTGCTCTCCGACCTCGGCGGGCGCAACCGGGCTTTGGGGCGCTTCGGCCCACAGGCGCGTGACCCGCTCGACATGCTGATGGAAGCGGCGCTGGCCTACGAGCGGGACTTCCCGCCCTCGCTGCAAGGCTTCCTCGACTGGCTGGAGCGCGGCGATATCGAGGTGAAGCGCGATCCCGAGGCCGCCCGCGACGAGGTGCGGGTGATGACCGTGCACGGCGCGAAGGGCTTGCAAGCGCCGATCGTCATTCTGGCGGACGCCTATGCGCTGCCGGACGAGAAGAACCCCATGGTGCCCATTTCGGCGCAGGAGGGGACGGTTCCCATCTGGTACGGCGGCAAGAGTTACGCCGTCGGGCCGGTCAGCCAGTCCATCGAGGCCATCCGCGAGAAACAGGCGCAGGAACACGCCCGCCTCCTCTACGTGGCCCTCACCCGCGCGGAGGACCGGCTGTATGTGGCCGGGTGGAAGCCGCGCCGGCAGATTACCCGCACGCTGACGCCGTGGTACGAAACCGTGGCCTCGGCGCTTGACGAGCTTGGCGCGCAACCACAGGATGATCCCCTGTGGCGCGACTATGGCGAGGTGCGCGCGTTCCGGCTGGAAGGGCCGAACGTCCACCTCGATCGGCCGGGCGAGGGGGATGTGGCTCCCGCGCTGGAACTGCCCGCCTGGGCCCGCTCACCCGCCGGGGCCGAGCCGCGCCCGCCGCGCCCGCTCGCTCCCAGCCAGGTGGCAACGGTGCCCGAGCCGCCCGCCGGCTCGCCGCTGGAAGCGGGCACGCCCGCCGCCCGGCGCGGCACGCTCATCCACCGGCTGCTGGAGCGGCTGCCCGTAACGCCCGAGGACGCGCGGGAAGAGGTCGCCCGCCGCTGGCTGGAGCGCTGCGCGGCCGACCTTACGTGGGAAGCGCGAGAGGAGATCATCGGCACCGTGCTCCGCACCCTGCGCGACCCCGACATCAACGCCCTGTTCGGCCCCGATGCGCTGGCGGAAATTCCGCTCTCGGCGGTGATCGAGGGCCGGGTGTTCTCCGGCCAGGTGGACCGGCTGATCGTGAAGGACGGAGTGGTGCTGGTCGTTGATATCAAGACCGGCGCGCAGGTGCCCGCCACTGCGGAGGAGACGCCGCTCGCCTATCTCCAGCAGATGGGGGCTTATCGGGCCGCGCTCACCCGCATGTTCGAGGGCAAGACCATCGAGGCCGCGTTGCTGTGGACGGCCGGTCCCACCTTGATGCCGCTTCCGGGGGCTTTGATGGAACAGGCGTTTGGGGCCATTGGTTCGTAA
- the trxA gene encoding thioredoxin TrxA, translating into MPSIHVTDDSFENDVLKSSKPVLVDFWATWCGPCRQVAPILEELADEMAGQVTVAKIDTDANPEVPTRFGIRGIPTLILFRDGKPYATKVGAAPKTALKEWLEGNLA; encoded by the coding sequence ATGCCGTCGATCCATGTTACCGACGATTCGTTCGAGAATGATGTTCTGAAGTCCTCGAAGCCCGTGCTGGTGGACTTCTGGGCGACGTGGTGCGGCCCGTGCCGTCAGGTCGCGCCGATCCTTGAGGAGTTGGCGGACGAAATGGCAGGGCAGGTTACCGTCGCCAAGATCGATACGGACGCGAACCCGGAAGTGCCGACCCGCTTCGGTATTCGCGGTATCCCGACCCTGATTCTGTTCCGCGACGGCAAGCCCTATGCCACCAAGGTGGGTGCGGCGCCCAAGACCGCTCTCAAGGAGTGGCTGGAAGGCAACCTCGCCTGA
- a CDS encoding glutathione S-transferase family protein has translation MKLYELEKAPNARRVRWFLAEKGMTVETQQIDLASGENLKPEYLAINPRGLIPTLVLDDGTVIDESVSICRYFEELHPEPNLLGQDAKEKALIDCWQRRVEFDGLASVALAFRNSTPVFANRSVAGCPEPTEQLAPLVERGLMLTHRFFDMLDKRLGESDYVAGDRFTIADITAFVTLTFARWIKETPGEQHAHIHRWFETVSARPASRA, from the coding sequence ATGAAGCTTTACGAGCTGGAGAAAGCGCCCAATGCGCGGCGCGTGCGTTGGTTTCTGGCAGAGAAGGGAATGACGGTCGAGACGCAGCAGATCGACCTGGCAAGCGGCGAGAACCTGAAGCCGGAGTATCTTGCCATCAACCCGCGCGGCCTCATTCCAACGCTGGTGCTGGATGACGGCACGGTGATCGACGAATCGGTCTCCATCTGCCGCTACTTCGAGGAACTTCATCCCGAGCCGAACCTGCTGGGGCAGGATGCGAAGGAGAAGGCGCTGATCGACTGCTGGCAGCGCCGCGTGGAGTTCGACGGCCTCGCCTCCGTGGCGCTGGCCTTCCGCAACAGCACGCCGGTGTTTGCCAACCGGTCCGTGGCGGGTTGCCCGGAGCCGACCGAGCAGCTGGCTCCGCTGGTGGAACGCGGCCTGATGCTCACCCACCGCTTCTTCGATATGCTCGACAAGCGCCTCGGCGAATCGGACTACGTAGCGGGTGACCGCTTCACCATCGCCGACATCACCGCCTTCGTGACACTTACCTTCGCCCGCTGGATCAAGGAAACGCCGGGCGAACAGCACGCCCATATCCATCGCTGGTTCGAGACAGTCTCGGCGCGTCCGGCCTCGCGGGCGTGA
- a CDS encoding GNAT family N-acetyltransferase codes for MHIRQTTAEDRPEIEQLLDTAFGPDRHLRTAYRLREGSAPIDALCFVARREDGECNGHLCATIEFWPIEIACRSTGARLPALLLGPIAVAEDCRGKGLGGDLIRLGLVEAQALGHTLVLLVGDPEYYSRFGFSNTATANWGMPGPVEQRRLMVRASDPSLTLPVEADVQAPLRAAAE; via the coding sequence ATGCACATTCGCCAGACGACGGCCGAAGACCGGCCGGAGATCGAACAGCTGCTGGACACCGCCTTCGGCCCGGACCGGCACCTTCGTACCGCCTACCGGCTGCGCGAGGGCTCGGCGCCAATCGATGCCCTCTGCTTCGTCGCGCGCCGCGAGGATGGCGAATGCAACGGCCACCTGTGCGCCACCATCGAGTTCTGGCCCATCGAGATCGCCTGCCGGAGCACCGGCGCGCGGCTCCCCGCCCTGCTGCTGGGCCCCATCGCCGTGGCGGAAGACTGCCGGGGCAAGGGCCTCGGCGGTGACCTCATCCGCCTCGGGCTGGTGGAGGCGCAAGCGCTCGGCCACACCCTCGTGCTGCTGGTGGGCGACCCGGAATATTACAGCCGCTTCGGCTTCTCCAACACCGCCACCGCCAACTGGGGCATGCCCGGCCCGGTTGAACAACGGCGGCTGATGGTACGGGCGAGCGACCCCTCGCTCACTCTGCCGGTTGAGGCGGACGTACAAGCCCCGCTGCGCGCGGCAGCGGAATAA
- a CDS encoding Ig-like domain-containing protein, whose translation MTALALDSLIPAWALWLLVVLLALPGLVALWRRRWLTGAARLLVAVIAFAILARPITRIEERRAEPDIAVAVVDTSDSMNIGNRRAEAAAALKALREASGPDLRWRVVETEGRPLANGGTGLMDEIGRAIGQTSADRLAGAVVISDGIVGKEQPPVLPEGKPVHVLLAGDRNMVDRRMVVEASPPYAVVGQIAHVTVRVEGGPAGLPVNWSIDGQPQQPVATDAKGRARLAIKMARRGPAIVTASVPPAPGEQVIANNAALVRLNGVRDRLAVLLVSGAPSLSTRMWRDILTLDAALDTVHFTILRLPSSFDPTPTEELSLIPFPVEQLFEQRLRRFDLIVLDRFDQLDLLSPAYFDAISDYVMGGGALLVVTGPEHQAPFGLSSTSVGRMLPARPTGFWETTPYRAAVTSEGKRHPITATLEEEWGLGRPWGRWRTRLPATATRGHTLLSGPGNAPLLVIDRQGRGRVGVLLALDVWRWGRGVDGGGPRDALLTRLVHWLMQEPDLEEEQLSARGVGGDRLEVTVRSMAEPEPVTITPPQGAPQRLDPKVDAQGLAHLTVPAPVPGLYRIESGKRRTFALVGAGPERQEVRPRPEPLASLAKATGGGVFWLADGTPSLRRLEAGRPQAGGSWLGLIRNGGGALLGVREEPLIPPLVLWSLLAVALGVAWVAERRR comes from the coding sequence ATGACCGCGCTGGCGCTCGATTCCCTCATTCCTGCATGGGCGCTGTGGCTGCTGGTCGTCCTGCTGGCGCTGCCCGGCCTCGTTGCCCTGTGGCGGCGGCGCTGGCTGACAGGCGCGGCGCGCCTTCTTGTCGCCGTCATCGCCTTTGCCATTCTCGCCCGCCCCATTACCCGTATCGAGGAGCGCCGCGCCGAGCCCGACATCGCGGTGGCGGTGGTGGACACTTCCGACAGCATGAACATCGGCAACCGCCGGGCCGAGGCCGCCGCCGCGCTCAAGGCCCTGCGCGAGGCCAGCGGCCCCGACCTGCGCTGGCGGGTGGTGGAAACCGAAGGGCGGCCCCTCGCCAATGGCGGCACCGGGCTGATGGACGAGATCGGCCGCGCCATCGGCCAGACCTCGGCCGACCGGCTGGCGGGCGCGGTCGTTATCAGCGACGGCATTGTGGGCAAGGAACAGCCGCCCGTGCTGCCCGAGGGCAAGCCGGTGCACGTGCTGCTGGCGGGGGACCGCAACATGGTCGACCGCCGCATGGTGGTGGAAGCCAGCCCGCCCTACGCGGTCGTCGGGCAGATCGCCCACGTCACCGTGCGGGTGGAAGGCGGCCCGGCGGGCCTGCCGGTCAACTGGAGCATCGACGGCCAGCCCCAGCAGCCGGTGGCGACGGATGCCAAGGGTCGCGCCCGCCTCGCCATCAAGATGGCCCGGCGCGGGCCTGCCATCGTCACCGCCAGCGTGCCCCCCGCCCCCGGCGAGCAGGTGATCGCCAACAACGCCGCGCTCGTGCGCCTCAACGGCGTGCGCGACCGGCTGGCGGTGCTCCTGGTCTCCGGCGCGCCGAGCCTTTCCACCCGCATGTGGCGGGATATCCTGACGCTGGATGCGGCGCTGGACACGGTGCACTTCACCATCCTGCGCCTGCCCTCCTCCTTCGACCCGACGCCGACGGAAGAACTCTCGCTCATCCCCTTCCCGGTCGAGCAGCTGTTCGAGCAGCGCCTGCGCCGGTTCGACCTCATCGTGCTCGACCGCTTCGACCAGCTGGACCTGCTCTCGCCCGCCTATTTCGACGCCATCAGCGACTATGTGATGGGCGGCGGGGCGCTGCTCGTCGTCACCGGGCCGGAGCATCAGGCCCCCTTCGGCCTCAGCAGCACCTCCGTCGGGCGGATGCTGCCCGCCCGGCCCACCGGCTTCTGGGAGACGACGCCCTACCGCGCCGCCGTCACAAGCGAGGGCAAGCGCCACCCCATCACCGCGACGCTGGAGGAGGAATGGGGCCTTGGCCGCCCGTGGGGCCGCTGGCGCACCCGCCTGCCTGCAACCGCCACACGCGGGCACACCCTGCTCTCTGGCCCCGGCAATGCGCCGCTCCTTGTGATCGACCGGCAGGGGCGCGGGCGGGTCGGCGTGCTGCTGGCGCTGGACGTGTGGCGTTGGGGCCGGGGAGTTGATGGCGGCGGCCCGCGCGATGCGCTCCTCACCCGCCTCGTCCACTGGCTGATGCAGGAGCCGGACCTGGAGGAGGAACAGCTCTCCGCCCGCGGCGTCGGTGGCGACCGGCTGGAGGTGACGGTGCGCTCCATGGCCGAGCCCGAACCCGTCACCATCACCCCGCCGCAAGGCGCGCCGCAGCGCCTCGACCCCAAGGTGGATGCCCAAGGCCTCGCCCACCTCACCGTGCCCGCCCCCGTGCCCGGCCTCTACCGCATCGAGAGCGGCAAGCGGCGCACCTTCGCCCTCGTCGGCGCAGGGCCGGAGCGGCAGGAAGTGCGCCCCCGCCCCGAACCCCTCGCCAGCCTCGCAAAGGCAACCGGCGGCGGCGTCTTCTGGCTGGCGGACGGCACGCCCTCCCTCCGCCGCCTTGAGGCCGGTCGCCCGCAGGCGGGCGGCAGCTGGCTCGGCCTCATCCGCAACGGCGGCGGCGCGCTGCTGGGCGTGCGCGAGGAACCCCTGATTCCCCCGCTGGTGCTGTGGAGCCTGCTCGCCGTCGCCCTCGGCGTGGCATGGGTCGCGGAACGGCGACGGTAA
- a CDS encoding DUF4159 domain-containing protein, translated as MISLGPLSLAAPAVLAGLAALPLLWWLIRRLPPPTQRVVFPAVRLLGPVVEEPPPQARPPWWLLALRLGALTALLLGLAGPRWDPTPNAPSPDRLLLVLDNGWQAAPGWQEMISAARNRIEALEGEAARVALVTTAAPAGGWPNGVPPAPNWVTPRTALALLAQLAPQPWPADREATARQLARFAPGSADETLWITTGWDTEGAGRLGAVLEALGPARLVIVPARMLAIRQFDGTAGGWRVQLVRPEGLPAETARLTAVDTSGRPRAETLVTFPAGETSATVRLNVAVGDLARISRLTVSESRSAATTALIDAATLHPRVAVLSGERRGEPRPLQSAAFYVRRALEPYADVDAVPLEDMLSHEANLRVFLDLPVTGQDQAAAMMRWVREGGIAITFAGPRIAQNGTELAPGPLLTGTRAVGTRLSWDKPQKLGGFATDGPLAGLSIDPEVTITRQVLVADPSAPGLMRWAWLEDGTPLVTARAVGAGALVMVHANADPRWTNLPLSGLFEQMLRRFLPLVGRASQPSGAPQGSFALETALDAEGMLVNPRQPRQVSPQDWEAATASPQTPPGLYRAGGVSRVLNLMRGNGPISPLFRFEPLADAAGLPVSTGTGARAPVDLATPLLILGLLLAVIDGFLSLGKALPFRWPGKRTTATAAIAALALLAGVLAIPQTGHAQILPPLVPRQAPADEIPAAAVDPVQLGYVTTGNPAADSLARTGLDVLTRVLGTRTAVRAGAPVAVNLEKDELGPLALIYWPVTGGGAGARPLSPEAAARLSAYLSSGGLLVVDLGANPPPPGIVRQVLQPLGLPRLEPLTSDHVLARSFYLLDRYPGRVQGQTVWVEAGTEGGSDGAVAAVVMGSADWAGAWASHQDINARQREWALRFGVNLVMYALTGTYKADQVHVKAILDRLPERHR; from the coding sequence ATGATCTCCCTTGGTCCCCTATCCCTTGCTGCGCCTGCGGTGCTCGCCGGGCTTGCCGCCCTGCCGTTGCTGTGGTGGCTGATCCGTCGCCTGCCGCCGCCCACCCAGCGCGTGGTGTTTCCCGCCGTGCGCCTGCTGGGACCCGTGGTGGAGGAGCCGCCGCCGCAGGCCCGCCCGCCGTGGTGGCTGCTGGCGCTACGGCTAGGGGCGCTCACCGCCCTGCTGCTGGGCCTTGCCGGGCCGCGCTGGGACCCGACACCCAATGCCCCGAGCCCTGACCGGCTGCTGTTGGTGCTGGACAACGGCTGGCAGGCCGCCCCCGGCTGGCAGGAGATGATATCGGCGGCGCGCAATCGCATCGAGGCGCTGGAGGGAGAGGCCGCGCGCGTCGCGCTGGTGACGACCGCCGCCCCGGCCGGAGGCTGGCCGAACGGCGTGCCGCCTGCCCCCAACTGGGTGACGCCGCGCACCGCCCTTGCCCTGCTCGCCCAGCTTGCGCCCCAGCCCTGGCCCGCCGACCGGGAGGCGACGGCCCGCCAGCTGGCCCGCTTCGCCCCTGGCAGCGCCGATGAAACCCTGTGGATCACGACCGGCTGGGACACTGAAGGGGCCGGGCGGCTGGGCGCGGTGCTGGAAGCGCTGGGCCCGGCGCGGCTGGTCATCGTGCCCGCGCGGATGCTTGCCATCCGCCAGTTCGACGGCACGGCGGGCGGCTGGCGCGTGCAGCTGGTGCGCCCCGAAGGGTTGCCCGCCGAGACGGCGCGGCTGACCGCCGTCGACACGAGCGGCCGCCCGCGCGCCGAAACGCTCGTCACCTTCCCGGCGGGCGAAACCAGCGCCACCGTGCGCCTCAACGTGGCGGTGGGAGACTTGGCGCGCATCAGCCGCCTGACGGTGAGCGAGAGCCGCTCCGCCGCCACCACCGCGCTCATCGACGCCGCAACGCTTCACCCGCGCGTCGCCGTCCTCTCCGGCGAGCGGCGGGGTGAGCCGCGCCCGCTGCAATCGGCAGCCTTCTACGTGCGCCGGGCGCTGGAGCCCTATGCCGATGTGGATGCCGTGCCGCTGGAGGATATGCTGAGCCACGAGGCGAACCTGCGCGTCTTCCTCGACCTGCCGGTGACGGGGCAGGATCAGGCAGCGGCGATGATGCGCTGGGTGCGCGAGGGCGGCATCGCCATCACCTTTGCCGGGCCCCGCATCGCCCAGAACGGCACCGAACTTGCCCCCGGCCCGCTGCTCACCGGCACCCGTGCCGTCGGCACCCGCCTGTCGTGGGACAAGCCGCAAAAATTAGGCGGCTTCGCCACGGACGGCCCGCTAGCCGGCCTTTCCATCGACCCCGAAGTCACCATCACCCGGCAGGTGCTGGTGGCCGACCCCTCCGCCCCCGGCCTGATGCGCTGGGCCTGGCTGGAGGACGGCACGCCGCTGGTGACGGCCCGTGCTGTCGGCGCGGGCGCGTTGGTGATGGTGCACGCCAATGCGGACCCGCGCTGGACCAACCTGCCGCTCTCCGGCCTGTTCGAGCAGATGCTGCGCCGCTTCCTGCCGCTGGTGGGCCGCGCCAGCCAGCCTTCCGGTGCGCCGCAGGGCAGCTTCGCGCTGGAAACCGCGCTGGATGCCGAAGGCATGCTGGTAAACCCGCGCCAGCCCCGGCAGGTAAGCCCGCAAGACTGGGAGGCCGCCACCGCCAGCCCCCAAACCCCGCCCGGCCTCTACCGCGCCGGGGGCGTCAGCCGCGTGCTCAACCTGATGCGGGGCAACGGCCCCATCAGTCCCCTGTTCCGCTTCGAGCCGCTGGCGGATGCCGCGGGCCTGCCGGTTTCCACCGGCACGGGCGCACGCGCGCCCGTTGACCTCGCCACGCCCCTGCTCATCCTTGGGCTGCTGCTGGCGGTTATCGACGGCTTCCTCAGCCTCGGCAAGGCGCTGCCGTTCCGCTGGCCGGGCAAGCGGACGACCGCAACCGCCGCCATCGCCGCGCTGGCGCTGCTGGCAGGCGTACTCGCCATACCGCAAACCGGCCATGCCCAGATTCTGCCGCCGCTGGTGCCGCGCCAGGCTCCCGCCGATGAAATCCCGGCGGCAGCGGTGGACCCGGTGCAGCTCGGCTACGTGACGACCGGCAACCCGGCCGCCGACAGCCTCGCCCGCACCGGGCTCGATGTTCTGACCAGGGTGCTCGGCACCCGCACCGCCGTGCGCGCGGGGGCCCCGGTTGCCGTCAATCTGGAGAAGGACGAGCTGGGCCCGCTCGCCCTCATCTACTGGCCGGTGACGGGTGGGGGCGCGGGCGCGCGCCCGCTCTCGCCCGAGGCGGCGGCGCGGCTCAGCGCCTACCTGTCGAGCGGCGGCCTGCTGGTGGTCGATCTCGGCGCAAACCCGCCCCCGCCTGGGATCGTGCGGCAGGTGCTCCAGCCGCTCGGCCTGCCGCGGCTCGAACCGCTCACCTCCGACCACGTGCTCGCCCGCAGCTTCTACCTGCTCGACCGCTACCCCGGCCGGGTGCAGGGGCAAACCGTATGGGTGGAAGCGGGCACCGAAGGCGGCAGTGACGGCGCGGTGGCCGCCGTCGTCATGGGCAGCGCGGACTGGGCCGGCGCCTGGGCCAGCCATCAGGACATCAACGCCCGCCAGCGCGAGTGGGCGCTGCGCTTCGGCGTGAACCTCGTCATGTATGCGCTCACCGGCACCTACAAGGCGGACCAGGTGCACGTGAAGGCCATTCTCGACCGCCTGCCGGAGCGCCACAGATGA
- a CDS encoding DUF58 domain-containing protein: MAADQPRQAPGINTLWPEAERAASLLGPLSLLRPELGRPSWQQGQHPRRRAGQGSEFWQYRPLEPGEAVDRVDWRRSGRSDSLYVRTHERELPARLALWADPSPTMDYASARRVPTKRERALVLAAALALSAEAAGEACAALSAARPARARAVAELLAAEPAGPMHSAPTGTLAAPGDTVVILSDFLEPDRLPALAALAAQGAGGLAVQIADPAEIDFPFEGRVELRDVAPDTEPRLIDASEDTRARYREAWSAHVAAVETAARAIGWQSLLLRTDAPLQDGLASIAARIGATHIAGGPPRR; the protein is encoded by the coding sequence ATGGCGGCAGACCAGCCTCGACAAGCACCCGGTATCAACACCCTCTGGCCCGAGGCCGAACGGGCGGCCAGCCTGCTCGGCCCGCTTTCACTGCTGCGCCCGGAGCTGGGCCGCCCCAGCTGGCAGCAGGGCCAGCACCCGCGCCGCCGCGCCGGGCAGGGCAGCGAGTTCTGGCAATACCGCCCGCTTGAGCCCGGAGAGGCGGTGGACCGGGTGGACTGGCGGCGCTCAGGCCGCAGCGACTCGCTTTATGTTCGCACCCACGAGCGGGAATTGCCCGCCCGCCTCGCCCTGTGGGCCGACCCCTCCCCCACCATGGACTATGCGAGCGCGCGCCGCGTGCCCACCAAGCGCGAGCGGGCGCTGGTGCTGGCGGCAGCCCTTGCGCTGAGCGCCGAGGCGGCGGGCGAGGCCTGCGCCGCGCTTTCCGCCGCGCGCCCGGCCCGCGCCCGCGCCGTCGCCGAACTGCTGGCGGCCGAGCCCGCGGGGCCCATGCACAGCGCGCCCACCGGCACCTTGGCTGCGCCGGGGGACACGGTGGTCATCCTCAGCGATTTCCTGGAGCCGGACCGGCTGCCTGCCCTTGCCGCGCTCGCGGCGCAGGGGGCGGGCGGCCTCGCGGTGCAAATCGCCGACCCGGCCGAGATCGACTTTCCCTTCGAAGGACGCGTCGAGCTGCGGGACGTTGCGCCGGATACCGAGCCGCGCCTCATCGACGCCAGCGAGGACACCCGCGCCCGCTACCGCGAGGCATGGAGCGCCCACGTGGCCGCCGTGGAGACCGCCGCCCGCGCTATCGGCTGGCAGAGCCTTCTCCTTCGCACCGACGCGCCGCTGCAGGACGGATTGGCAAGCATCGCGGCGCGCATTGGGGCCACACACATCGCGGGAGGTCCGCCCCGGCGATGA